The DNA sequence TAaatgggggtattttagggatattctaaaatgtgtcatatcccacaaatattaaatgttatgtgttttaaaaaaaaatattaagtatatgtaagtatagaaaatcaaatttcccaaataaTTTAACAAATTTCATAAacattatatacattttttaattattttttttttaaatgagaatttctttatttttcttgaaatttaacTTTGAGATTTTTTAATTCTTTCATATATAATTCGAAATCCAAAATCCAAGTCctaggagtttttttttttttttttttttttttttcaattatttatttatttaaagaaagAGATGATTTAATTCTTTTAGAAGTAGAATGATTAGCAAGCCtctcatataaaaataaataaaacctgcAAGAAATAGGTCAACCTAACATCTGACTTGAAGAAAAAAGACACTAATCCCCATTCGCCTtggttaattatatttaattttaatgagATCCTAGTAGCATAATTTAGATCACCCAGGTCGTTATCGGTCTCTTATTtatcttattaatttttaataagatatatttgaaaaatgttattaaatattaataatccaTCCCTAAAACGTagagaatttattaattaatatcagTTACACTACTTAGCCATTTATTTAACCAAAGCTGCACTAAACGTAGAAGACGGTTAAAGTCATAAAACGACAACGGGAAGTGTGAACATGACTAATAACCATTATGGAATTTATGGGACCTTGAGTTGGGGGAGAGCTTTCTTTAAGAGAATGATAGATGAGGATCTTTACATAAAACAAAATTACTATCGTTTATACTTTATAAtaatcatatttttgtaattatgccATTTTTTTGGTCACTTTACCCTTCTTTCCAAAATTACTCTTGATAACCATAGGGTTGAGACTTGAGAGTGATGGTGTTACTGAGCTCAATTATAAATTCCCAATAATGTTGTGTTCTTGAGGACCACCCTTGAGGCCAATCTACAGCCAAATGTCTACTACCAACAAATTATTTATCAATCAATACAAAGCATATTATATGTAATGTGGCTGAAAAAATGGCACTACTACCAAGCAAAACTCAATTAATCTGTAACTACTAAGGTATGAAGTTGATTTAATTCAGATTCAGACTATCATTTATTCCATATGCACTTGTAAATCTAACACAAGGTACTAAAAGTCTTCAGACACAATATTAGAACAAAGAGCTAGTAAAACACAATGTaggaatggaaaggaaaatgGAAGATAATCAAGCAGCAGCTCCCTCTCCATGGAGTAACATCTGATCGAAGTGCCAAACTCCTGGAAAGTTCAAAGTCAATACACACAATTCAGATACAAATGTACAAGGTTCATATCAAAGAACAGTGAAGTATATTGTTATAGTTCAGCAGAAGAGAATAGATAATGAAAAATACCATGTCCTTTGCCAACCCTCCTCAGTTGGGCAACATATTCTGATATTTTCTTAATGGCTTCCACCTACAAAAGTAAATTATGGAAATTAGAAGAGTCAAAATCATTTAATACCATATGTTCATTTCCTACCTCTCTTCCACATGAAACAAGCTTAAATCATAAATGGCATTCTCAATGTTGTAATAATGTGTACCTGCTCAGTTAAAAATTCACTTTCAACGAAATCTGTCAACTGCACATCTTTGCTTCTGTCAGCAACCTGTTAAAGTCAAATGACCAAAGATTAAAGAACGTAGGCTAAAGGAATCCAAATATTTCCCACAAActaaaactgaaaaaattataataaaggcAAATCCCATACGCTGTGCAAGTGGAGGAGCTTCTCATTTGTCAGCTTCTCCAGAGATAATGCAAGCTCCATTGCTGATATTAAGAGAAATAGGCAAGGCAAGACGACCTAGTTAGATGGCATTTAATTCCAAAACATGCAGAAACTAAGATTCAAATAAACTAGGTTCCAAGGAAGTACTATATAAATTTAACTCTAGCACCATTTAATGCTCATAAGTTATAGCATCATAGTCTAACTCAAGACCGTAACATCTAAAGAAAAGTCAAAGGAGACTAAATGATGATGATAGATAACCATTGGAATAGTACAAAATTATGACATAGTACAAAATTATGACATAGTTTTCAATGGTAGGCTATTTCCCAATACAAAGGCTATCATTAAAATGTTGTGGTACCTACTGGTGACACATATTTCtaatagatagatagatacaATTATATGCATTTGCAACTAAGTTCAAGCGACAGGTCAACAAGGAGAAAGTTCTTATTGGATGCAATACTAGTTTAAGAAACAGCAATAAATGGGTTCACATCATGCATTGTCAGTTGTCACCACAAACAGATATACAttaggagaaaaaaaaaacactaaccaaatAAAGCATCTCCTTTTTCAGGATGATCAAACTCAGAATGAGGCATCAATATAGACTGCAACTTTACTTTTCCACCACGCTTGTTCTGATTAAAAACAAAGAATATTAGAACCTTATCTTTCTAGTACTAAATAAAAGGCAAAAATAAGTGTAAACCGACAACAAAAAACTTTATATGAAAAAGTTTAAAAGTCTTCAAACACCTGATATTCCATCAATTTCTCAGCATGttccctttcttcttcactAGATTCCTTAAAGAATCTGTAGACAAAATGTTTGGACAAAATTAACAAAAGGGTGACCAAAAAAGCCTGAAAGAAAATAACTTCTAAAGAATTCAAATACATTACTTGGCAAAACCCTTGAGCGCAACGTTATCTCTATCGAAGTAGGCATACAAGGCATGGTAAGCGTAAGAAACGTTGTACTCCACACTGAACCGTAAAGAAAAAccattagataaacaaatacACAAACTGTTGaaatcaaaatatgaaaaatagatgAAAATTGGAAAGAAAGAGGGAACCTACTTGATCTGCTCGTTAATAGCGGCCTCGCACTCGTCGGCATATTTCTGTCGAGCAAGAGAGACTTGATCCCCAGCTGGGACAAGATCGAGCTCCTTCTTGACCTCTTCAAATGGCTCGAATACGACGCCAGTAAGAGGACGACTGTTGGCACCCTTTGAGGCTGAGACAGAAAAACCACCTCCATTTTTGGCTGACGAGTAACGGAGAGTCGAGAAGAGAGAATTGGGAGAATTCAGAGGAGAAAACGAGTACGAAAGAGGGGAAGAAGATGAGGGAGAAGGAGATGCAGAGGAAAACAAGGGAACCAGAGCTTCCCCATGAGAACCCAAAAGAGAAGAAGCCTTGAGAAGCATGGTGGAGAGGAGAGGAGAGGAAAATTCAAGGTTGAAAATGGAGGGCGTGTGGCTTAAGAGGTGAGGATAAAGATTGAGATGGAAAAGTCTATATGAGGTGGTAGAGGGAGGTGGTGAACCGTTGGATGAAGTGACAACTGGATGGTTGAGATTGAATCCTGGAGATAGGAGCGTGGCAGGCTCGTGGCTTGATAGTAATGGTGGGTTGCCATGTGTGGAAATATCTGGAATATTGGAAATTAGGTCCCCACTCTTTTGTATTTTCCACAAACTCACAGAACCTAGTCcagaaaaaaaaagtgtggAAATCCAATAAATTCagtcttcttttaatttttgcctaatttaaaataaaaatactaatttcaGGTTCAGGTTTCAGCAGCGTTCTCAATCAGTTAAGATATTGCTGACTAATTCTTACTAAACTTTGGATCTATTTCCAATTTTTTGATgacattaattaaaatttggtagaagttttgatataatatttcaaatgttaaaaaagataaataattacaaatatatgtagtattaaaaatattttcattcaGATCTTTCTCTCGCTTAACAGATATTTCTCTATTTTTACTATTAATTAACTTTTGTCTTTTCTAATCATCTTTTAACAAAATTACAATTAGATATGAGAGTAAATTGTGAAACGGGTCATATTTTGGTGTGTGGGGTGTGACTCATTTTCTGCTTCACATAGTTAGATTACAAGGTTGATAAAGTTTTTGGATTAGAAATAAAGTTAGCTATTGACAGATTGAGAGATCGATATTAAGGAAAATACATGCAGAATGCAAAGCACCAAAGCATAAATTTTACGCATTGCTCTTGAGAATTAGTAATAGACTagtgctgtttttttttttttttgaaggacaGAGAAGGTAATAGACTAGTGCTGTTAAACAAGAGTAATGGTAAAACGTATTAGTGCCTAGCAAACTCCGATGcagtaatataaatataattaagtattagaTCTTAAAtagtttaatgtaataatttttataaattattattaatcaattagatGATGCCATCCGGTAACATAACCAAAATTTGCTGACCAAGAAGGCCAATTTTGTtgttataaaacaaaaaattgtgCTATCTAATTTATATCATTATATAAAACTATAACTGTTAATACTTGTTCGTAAGAAAGCAAGTACActatgtaaataaatataatataagtattaaaagaataataattatgttaataaaatgtgtaattaatattaaattcatatgtaacttaaaaaattaatttttttttaagggtgCATTTGAAAAAACACTATGTAATTAGAATTGAGTGTAAATCGGAGTAATTAGGAGCTTTGACATGTTTGTTCAACCAAGTAATTACACGATAATCatgtaattggaagtaattgagAGATATTAATTACACTCATGAAAATTGGGTATAATTATATTGTGTAATTACACAATATTAATgttttttagttaattaatattattaaattgtttAATTACTAAATTATTTCCCAAACATAGAAATAAGAATTCATATGCAATTACTACTTAACATCCTAACacacattatattttaaaatataatgtaaTTACTCTCATGtgcaattaattattattctagtaattacacaattgCATCCAAATACACGCAACTAAGGTAAATTTTGCATGACATTCTTTCATAAATGCAAATTCATTTATAATAGAAATACTAAATGTTGTAGCAATATCTTTCTCAATACAAACAACTAAGCAATCATTCAAAAAGTTATTTTCCATCTTGTTTCTAATCTTTGTCttgataattttcataattaagaaTGCACATTCTGTAGTTCTTGTTGACACAAGAAGAGTAAAAACAAGCTTAAGTAACCCATCGATAAAATGATACATAATTGCTTCCCTTGTTTTCACAAAGCCTTGATTCTAAAATAAggggaaaaagaaaagcctaaaAGAGATTATTTGTTTGGGCAAGTGAGTTGGTGTAATAGTGTTATAGTGAGATGAGAATTAGAAGACTCACGGGCTTAGAAGAAAATGAATAAGTTTTGACCTATTTTAATTTGAGAAaattacattatatacctattttacgttatatgttttaatttttacctttattttatattctttaagTTATAGATACTTTTATAGTTGATGTCTCCATTATACTCCTTAGGTTAATGTAAATTTTGTGCTAGACTTAAGTGGATACAAGAAAGGAgaccttttatcccactttttatccttaacaaaaataaaaagtgggataaaagatATGTTTCAACTTTTTATCCACTTTTGGATTTGGCATCtcaaaaatagtatataatattttttagacaAGGGCCCTGTTTGGttgaacattaaaaaaaaaaatccatagtAAAAAATGAGTTCaagattgaatttttatttaccaACCAAACAAGCTCCAAATGACTTATGTATATCAAGGGCCTTGTTTGGTTGGTAAGTTAAATCTATTTTTCTCCCTTAAAGTAGGATAAAACAATAGCAAGTGCCAAACGGGTCTTAGTTAAGCCCTTTTAGTTCACTTTGGATAGACCTTTTATCCCGGTCTTTTAGttgaaaaccgggataaaaagctTTAGGTAAATAAAGCCCCTTAGTCTCAGACCACAACACGCTACCATCAGACCTTTTTTAACCCTAGCTTCCTCTCAATCTTAGGTGcgaattttcttttcttcttcttctttttttttggcTTTGGTTGTACAAtaactcttatttttttttttttttttttttttttttttcgggtAGGAAGGAGAAGACTCATCTCCTTCGGCATCACTAAAGGAATTAAGAAGAAACACATTTTCGGGTACAataacttcttcttcttctttctttttttctttttctttttttttttttttttttttcatttcaatgACTTTTTTTCATCCAAAAACATTATTTTGCTTCCATTTTTACTTTGAAATGttaaatatatcaataaaaattatttctttcatatttttagGAAGAAAAAAAGTGGGTTTGTGAGTGGGTATGATTGAgtgaaaatttaagaaaattttatgtaatgaccgctttagtaatttggattagtaaggacagttagcactaatttttattattttattattatttatgaatttatttaattatggaccccaatatttagaaataaatattagagttataatttctcaattccggaatAAAATCTCTAGGaatattatttagcttatatgtgaaatatgcaatttttgtagtttttgctcggcgacaacggaaaatgcgatggatggctagattgatcacatgggtaagtttagaaccttatttcttagtgggaaatattttagagaagataaattatcgggattgagcggggttatggaatttgaccattttacccctagcttttaaAAAAACCTTAGTTTTGGGttaaagggcatttttgtcTTTTGGTTAAATGATAGaataggtggctgccctagcTTGGTGACACCTTGCACCCTTTTTCTCAGCCAAGAATAGATTAATTAAATCACTTTACTTagttaagaaaaagaaaaaggaattagaggaaaataccaaaattgaaggagaagctctttcttctctctctctctctcttcgaagccAGCAAGAACAAGGGGAAAGGGCTGTTGATTTTTGAGTTTTCAGCAAGGAATTCAAGGGGTCTTTGAACCTAAGGTAAGCTCTAATGAACCCTTCtttagttttcaagttttaagtttaGGTTGAGTATGTGAAATTGAGTTTCAGGGGCTGTTAGGTTTGCTTAggcttagggttcgaattttagaggttatttgagttgattttagtCCCTAGTAGTTGGTTTTGTTGATTGGTTTGAGTTTTGTGCAACTTTgaactttgagttcaaagctttgagcattaatggcaacttgagatttattggtttgttctgtgaaattcTGGTTGGAAAttgttgtttatgcattgtataggtacccTGGAAGTTTTAGaaaggtttgggattgaattgagttAAGGGTGTTGGTTTTTGTGTTCCCAGCAcaaaaccggtcgaccggttctgggggacctgtaccaacaggtcgaccggttggtgttCCAGAAatggacttccggttgggaccGGTCTGTCGGTTGGGGGAATTtttagaaccctagtttttcccaattttgagatatttagtgtaatgaccgctctaataatgtggattagtaaaggcaattagcactaatttttattattttattattatttgtgaattaattttaaatgtggaccccaatatttagaaataaatattagatttataatttctcaattccggagattttattaaactctaggggtattatttagcttatatgtgaaatatgttaattttgtaatgtttgcttggcgacaacggaaaatgcgatggatggctagattgatcacatgggtaagtttagaaccctatttcatagtgggaaataatttagagaaaatgaattatcgggattgagcggggttatggaaattgaccattttacccctagtttcaaagaaataccctagtttaagtctaaagggcattttagtcttttgttaAGGTGAGTGAGGTGGCTGCCTAGGTGTTTGACACCTAATCTAAGTTAGTTTTTTCAGCAAAGAGTTTTAGGGAAAAACTCTTGTCTTttgtggaaaaaaattaagaaaaggaaaaattagaaaaaatgctTTGTTCttgaattctctctctctctttccttcggCTGAAGCAAACCAGGGCAAGGTTCAACATTTTCATTCCATTTTTCTGGGAATTAGCTAGAATTCAAGGAGGTTTCAACTAAGGTAAAGCCCTAGacctttgtttatttgtttttaagcTTTTTATTTAGGTTGAATATATGATTTTTGGTGTTGGGAGCTGTTAGGTTTTGAATTGCTTAGGGTTTGAATTCtggggttaggttgagttgatTTGAGTCCCTATCTATTGTTTTTGATGCTTGagaatggttttaagcaagcttgagttttgaaactcaagctttgagctttaatggcataaattgaattattggtttgttctgtgatttgttggttgga is a window from the Cannabis sativa cultivar Pink pepper isolate KNU-18-1 chromosome 1, ASM2916894v1, whole genome shotgun sequence genome containing:
- the LOC115706954 gene encoding ferritin-3, chloroplastic; this encodes MLLKASSLLGSHGEALVPLFSSASPSPSSSSPLSYSFSPLNSPNSLFSTLRYSSAKNGGGFSVSASKGANSRPLTGVVFEPFEEVKKELDLVPAGDQVSLARQKYADECEAAINEQINVEYNVSYAYHALYAYFDRDNVALKGFAKFFKESSEEEREHAEKLMEYQNKRGGKVKLQSILMPHSEFDHPEKGDALFAMELALSLEKLTNEKLLHLHSVADRSKDVQLTDFVESEFLTEQVEAIKKISEYVAQLRRVGKGHGVWHFDQMLLHGEGAAA